A genome region from Eurosta solidaginis isolate ZX-2024a chromosome 2, ASM4086904v1, whole genome shotgun sequence includes the following:
- the LOC137240830 gene encoding LOW QUALITY PROTEIN: cadherin-related tumor suppressor-like (The sequence of the model RefSeq protein was modified relative to this genomic sequence to represent the inferred CDS: deleted 1 base in 1 codon) encodes MTRCRNAKYLPAGVEGKNKRDVQNKCEQEAVELVTRTRDVKKSSENTSACIYSMKNQPNCNDIFISVSATIDCNQKSSANNITKISVNDVRCSAEEVVERGAHVVMKRDAAKMRTIAPSMCCTNAPTANRKEITRDEGTNAVFLVSGNKDCKQMNARKHLASAMLCVTPTATNDNATKQSSMLWWQLNLDLSKMRWPLIYLALALLMLCNIPTLIAGQHQSLSTSYNTVLAPNTIAHYSVLAFPRRRSSAGADGVTGLMQSRAVDTSAQFEVLEGQPRGTVVGFIPTKPNFTYRFNEPPREFMLDQVTGEIKTNVVLDREGMRERYDLVVLSSQPTYPIEVRILVLDVNDNAPEFPEPSIAVSFSESAATGTRLLLDAATDRDIGVNSITEDYRIVDGNVDDKFRLAVTTNPSGDVSYLHLETTGNLDRESCGFYQLNISARDGGEPPKYGYLLVNVTIVDVNDNPPIFDHSDYIVSLNESVPPGTPVLQVMASDNDLGDNAKITYYLADTEQQFTVDPETGVISTTELLTCPQQNCQTFARPGASCPKSCVFTVFARDHGSPRQDGRTYVTVNLVDTNDHDPVIRFQYFPPTGTYATVDENAVNGSVVAAVSVVDMDEGLNGETSLRIISGNELGHFRLERTPSFDIVRVNGVLDREEIGKYNLTVVAIDRGTPARTATAHLIIHVNDVNDHEPVFEKSEYSAVLSELAPPGTYVASITATDEDTGVNAFIYYDFVSGNTKQWFAIDPASGLITTQAALDREVEDSVELSISARDGGPNPKWAYTQLKVTILDENDEAPQFQQQKINVSLSENTPAQTLIAMLTAADHDQGTNGSVTYTLASSVQRKYPQQFALDALTGQLTTRSALDRETIANYEIFVIARDQGAPPQSATATVYLSVEDVNDNSPVFYPSHYFYALPDETTSIGDTTTNNLSNNNNQQPLLKVTASDRDAGDNALITYQLESGGDGHFAVDTWSGAITLRTLTPGSSGGISADIRQSPKALYKLKISAKDRGERRSEQDAYVEIVLQSKMELLEFDSYGSYEFQIVEDHEQREAALGRELGRVQVKSHAGKATLPPNIEYSIMYGDVDENFTIDRRTGRIRTARRIDREAQAQYQLSIVARTGLAFGKCVVNVAIADLNDNAPIFAAIDRDGEIQLAENAAVGQEVYLSRARDRDSGMNSRITYTLTYNPDEQFRISETTGVLQLQRPVRSAPGTLLHVELMATDGGAPTPLSTRHTLEVLIVDVNDHTPVFDHTSYETSLRESTKMKRVFFALAASDADLGANGRISYEIIEGNVEQKFGVFPDGYLFVRAALDREDRDYYALTVACRDNGEPARSSTVPVIIHVIDENDNAPQFTNSTFTFSIAENEPADSFVGKLTASDRDIGRNAELIYTLATQERDFTVDMRNGFIKTLHPFDREELVQRHSGSASVGNNGAVGTLKSVQTAQSGVGEGINNGNNYILLEAIVSDNGVQRLHDKVKVKIIITDINDNEPQFVRAPYHVQISEGSSVGTQVMRVYSVDADEGLNGDVYYSIVDGNTAERFTMDDATGQLSLARALDREQQSSYKLTVIARDAALKGQQLSSSTSITIEVLDENDVAPEFAQTASEVSVLETSAIGTELMRFRATDSDLGINSQVTFSITAGNRKDTFHIDAISGSLYLHKSLDYEETTAYNLNITASDGGTPRLSNTIIFTVNVVDENDNPPSFPNTAIVRQIKEGIAVKTPIVTITAEDPDSGLNGKVTYAIVKQDPEQPGGRHFGINTMTGVIHTLREIDRETIDTFRLTVVATDQAATPEPQLYAEKLVTVIVEDINDNAPNFVSMNAAILPMQTAAAQSLHYRDGLPVMHVHARDADSSSNGLVTYEMVSGNTDLFKLHRNTGAITLRRVIEQPEVRYQLALKASDEAVQSERKSTDAYITIITASTLAGTSSGPAFDQREQSGSVYENEPIGTSILTVSARLNGAEVEYYVTNVTAIDASVGSSAGTKKVQQVDRLFDIDTKLGILSTAKELDREAGPDTYVVEVYAIALGGAPRTTSTKVRRY; translated from the exons ATGCGTAACGCCAACGGCTACCAATGATAATGCAACAAAACAAAGTAGCATGCTATGGTGGCAATTAAATTTAGATTTAAGCAAAATGCGGTGGCCATTAATTTATTTAGCGCTGGCGCTTCTAATGCTATGCAACATACCAACGCTGATTGCTGGACAACATCAATCATTAAGCACATCCTACAATACAGTGTTAGCGCCAAATACTATAGCGCACTATAGTGTGCTAGCTTTTCCACGACGACGTTCCTCAGCGGGCGCTGATGGCGTTACAGGTCTAATGCAATCACGCGCTGTTGATACAAGCGCACAATTTGAAGTTTTAGAAGGACAGCCGCGTGGCACTGTAGTCGGTTTTATACCGACGAAACCAAATTTTACATATCGTTTTAATGAGCCGCCACGTGAATTTATGCTCGATCAAGTGACGGGTGAAATTAAAACGAATGTAGTGCTGGATCGTGAGGGTATGCGTGAACGTTACGATTTGGTGGTGCTCTCATCACAACCCACCTATCCAATTGAGGTGCGTATACTCGTGCTGGATGTAAATGATAATGCGCCTGAGTTTCCAGAGCCAAGTATAGCTGTTTCATTCTCGGAAAGCGCTGCCACAGGTACGCGTCTGCTGCTGGATGCTGCCACTGATCGTGATATTGGCGTAAATAGCATAACGGAAGATTATCGTATTGTGGATGGTAATGTGGATGATAAATTTCGTTTAGCGGTAACTACAAATCCGAGCGGTGATGTTTCGTATTTACATTTGGAGACCACAGGCAATCTGGATCGTGAATCGTGTGGATTCTATCAATTGAATATTTCAGCGCGCGATGGTGGTGAGCCACCCAAATATGGTTATTTGTTGGTGAATGTGACTATTGTTGATGTGAATGACAATCCGCCCATATTTGATCATAGCGATTATATAGTTTCGTTGAATGAGTCTGTGCCACCAGGAACGCCTGTGCTGCAAGTGATGGCCTCCGATAATGATTTGGGTGATAATGCGAAAATCACATATTACCTCGCCGATACAGAGCAACAGTTCACTGTAGATCCTGAGACGGGTGTTATATCCACAACTGAGCTACTGACTTGTCCGCAGCAAAATTGTCAAACTTTTGCGCGTCCGGGCGCTAGTTGTCCGAAGAGTTGTGTGTTTACGGTTTTTGCACGCGATCATGGCTCACCGCGTCAGGATGGACGTACTTATGTTACCGTCAATCTTGTGGACACTAACGATCATGATCCCGTTATACGTTTTCAATACTTTCCACCCACTGGCACATATGCCACAGTTGATGAGAATGCTGTAAATGGTAGTGTTGTTGCTGCAGTTTCGGTTGTTGATATGGATGAAGGCTTGAATGGTGAAACGAGTTTACGCATTATATCTGGCAACGAATTGGGACACTTTCGCTTAGAGCGCACACCATCATTTGATATTGTGCGCGTTAACGGTGTATTGGATCGTGAGGAGATTGGAAAATATAATTTGACAGTAGTCGCTATAGATCGTGGCACGCCAGCGCGAACGGCTACAGCGCATCTCATCATACATGTCAACGATGTTAACGATCATGAGCCAGTATTTGAGAAATCCGAATATTCTGCTGTATTGAGTGAACTTGCGCCACCTGGCACATATGTAGCCTCGATCACCGCTACCGATGAGGATACAGGCGTGAATGCATTTATATACTACGATTTTGTTTCGGGCAATACAAAACAATGGTTCGCCATTGATCCAGCATCTGGGCTGATAACCACACAAGCCGCTTTGGATCGTGAAGTAGAAGATAGCGTAGAGTTGAGCATATCAGCACGTGATGGTGGCCCAAACCCAAAGTGGGCGTATACACAACTTAAGGTTACCATTTTAGATGAAAACGATGAGGCACCACaattccaacaacaaaaaattaatgtTAGCTTAAGTGAAAATACACCAGCGCAAACATTGATCGCTATGCTTACGGCCGCAGACCACGATCAAGGCACAAATGGTTCGGTGACGTATACGCTCGCGAGTAGTGTGCAACGTAAATATCCACAACAATTTGCGCTCGATGCGCTTACTGGCCAATTAACAACGCGCAGTGCACTTGATCGTGAGACAATTGCGAATTATGAGATTTTTGTGATCGCACGCGATCAAGGCGCACCACCACAATCCGCAACGGCTACTGTTTATCTTAGTGTGGAGGATGTCAACGACAATAGTCCTGTATTCTATCCGAGTCATTATTTTTATGCGTTACCTGATGAAACAACGAGCATCGGCGATACAACGACAAACAATCTGAGTAACAATAACAACCAGCAACCTTTATTAAAAGTCACTGCGAGCGATCGTGATGCAGGCGATAATGCCTTAATTACCTACCAACTGGAATCAGGTGGTGATGGCCATTTTGCCGTTGATACATGGAGTGGTGCCATAACGCTGCGCACTCTTACTCCAGGCAGTAGCGGCGGCATAAGCGCTGATATACGCCAGTCACCCAAGGCGCTATACAAGTTGAAAATTTCAGCGAAAGATCGCGGTGAGCGACGTAGCGAACAAGACGCATACGTAGAGATTGTGTTGCAATCCAAAATGGAGTTGCTAGAATTCGATTCGTATGGTAGTTATGAGTTTCAAATTGTGGAAGATCATGAACAACGCGAAGCTGCTTTGGGACGCGAATTGGGACGTGTGCAGGTGAAGTCACATGCCGGTAAAGCGACATTGCCACCCAACATAGAATACTCGATAATGTATGGCGATGTGGATGAGAATTTTACAATTGATCGTCGTACAGGACGTATACGTACGGCGCGTCGTATTGATCGTGAAGCGCAAGCACAATATCAATTGTCGATTGTAGCGCGCACTGGACTCGCTTTTGGTAAATGTGTGGTAAATGTGGCAATCGCTGATCTTAATGATAATGCGCCAATCTTCGCTGCAATCGATCGTGACGGTGAGATACAGTTGGCTGAGAATGCGGCTGTCGGTCAAGAGGTTTACTTGTCACGCGCACGTGATCGCGATTCGGGCATGAATAGTCGCATCACCTACACGCTCACCTACAATCCGGATGAACAATTTCGTATAAGCGAAACAACTGGCGTACTACAGCTACAAAGGCCAGTGCGCTCGGCACCCGGCACACTGTTGCATGTTGAGTTGATGGCCACAGATGGTGGCGCGCCGACGCCGCTATCAACGCGACATACGCTCGAAGTGCTCATTGTTGATGTCAACGATCATACACCTGTATTTGATCACACATCGTACGAGACATCGTTGCGCGAGTCCACCAAGATGAA GCGCGTTTTTTTTGCGCTCGCTGCCAGCGATGCAGATTTGGGTGCAAATGGTCGCATATCATACGAAATTATTGAGGGTAATGTAGAGCAGAAGTTTGGCGTTTTTCCTGATGGTTATTTGTTTGTGCGCGCTGCGTTGGATCGTGAAGATCGCGACTATTATGCGCTTACTGTGGCATGTCGCGACAATGGTGAGCCTGCGCGTTCATCCACTGTGCCGGTTATTATACATGTCATCGACGAGAATGATAATGCGCCACAATTCACAAATAGTACCTTCACCTTTAGCATTGCAGAAAATGAGCCAGCCGATTCGTTTGTCGGCAAATTGACAGCATCGGATCGTGATATTGGACGTAATGCAGAATTGATTTATACGCTTGCAACGCAAGAGCGAGATTTCACCGTGGATATGCGTAATGGTTTCATTAAGACGCTACATCCATTCGATCGCGAAGAATTGGTGCAGCGGCATAGTGGGAGCGCTAGTGTTGGTAATAATGGCGCGGTTGGAACGTTGAAAAGTGTACAAACAGCGCAGAGCGGCGTTGGTGAAGGTATTAATAATGGCAATAACTACATCCTACTAGAGGCCATCGTATCCGATAATGGCGTACAGCGCTTACACGACAAGGTCAAGGTTAAGATAATCATAACAGATATCAATGATAATGAGCCACAGTTTGTGCGCGCTCCATACCACGTACAAATATCAGAAGGTTCAAGCGTTGGTACGCAAGTAATGCGCGTCTATTCGGTGGATGCGGATGAAGGCTTAAATGGTGATGTTTACTATTCAATTGTTGATGGTAATACAGCTGAACGTTTTACAATGGATGATGCTACAGGACAACTTTCGTTAGCGCGCGCACTAGATCGCGAACAACAATCCAGCTACAAGTTGACAGTGATAGCGCGCGATGCGGCGTTAAAAGGACAACAATTAAGTTCAAGCACAAGCATAACAATTGAAGTGTTAGATGAAAATGATGTAGCGCCTGAGTTTGCGCAAACAGCGAGTGAAGTTTCAGTATTAGAAACAAGCGCTATTGGTACAGAGCTGATGCGCTTTCGCGCGACGGATTCTGATTTGGGCATTAATAGTCAAGTGACTTTTAGTATAACAGCGGGCAACCGCAAGGATACTTTTCACATTGACGCCATCTCAGGTAGCTTGTATTTGCATAAATCGCTTGATTATGAGGAGACTACAGCGTATAATTTGAATATAACCGCTTCAGATGGAGGCACGCCGCGTCTCTCGAATACTATTATTTTCACTGTCAACGTGGTGGATGAGAATGACAACCCACCGAGTTTTCCAAATACCGCCATTGTGCGTCAAATAAAGGAGGGCATCGCTGTGAAAACGCCAATCGTTACCATCACCGCAGAAGATCCTGACTCGGGTCTCAACGGCAAAGTAACCTATGCAATAGTAAAACAAGATCCTGAACAACCTGGTGGGCGTCATTTTGGTATCAACACAATGACTGGTGTCATACATACGCTACGTGAAATCGATCGCGAAACTATTGATACATTTCGCCTCACAGTTGTTGCCACCGATCAGGCTGCTACCCCCGAACCACAGCTGTATGCTGAAAAACTGGTTACCGTCATTGTGGAGGACATCAATGATAATGCGCCCAATTTTGTTTCAATGAATGCCGCAATTTTACCAATGCAAACAGCGGCTGCGCAAAGTTTACACTATCGTGACGGTTTGCCAGTGATGCATGTGCATGCACGCGATGCTGATTCGTCCAGCAATGGTTTGGTCACATACGAAATGGTTAGCGGCAATACGGATCTATTTAAATTACATCGTAATACGGGCGCGATAACTTTGCGGCGTGTAATCGAACAGCCTGAAGTACGTTATCAATTGGCTTTGAAGGCATCTGATGAAGCTGTGCAAAGTGAACGTAAAAGTACTGATGCGTATATAACGATTATAACGGCGTCTACTTTGGCGGGTACGTCGTCGGGTCCTGCATTCGATCAACGCGAACAAAGTGGTTCGGTGTATGAGAACGAACCAATCGGTACGAGTATTTTAACTGTGAGTGCACGTTTGAATGGTGCCGAAGTCGAGTACTACGTGACGAATGTAACTGCAATTGATGCGAGTGTCGGTTCAAGTGCGGGTACAAAAAAAGTGCAACAAGTCGATCGCTTATTTGATATTGACACAAAACTTGGCATTTTATCGACAGCAAAAGAATTGGATCGTGAAGCTGGACCAGATACCTATGTGGTTGAAGTATATGCGATTGCATTGGGTGGTGCGCCGCGCACAACGAGTACTAAG